The genomic DNA TCGGGACAAGATCCCGGGATGTGGGCGGAAGGAGGTCCTCATGGCACGCACCACGAACCGTCCCGTCGTCACCCTGAAGTCGACGGCCGGGACCGGCGTCACCTACGTGACACGCAAGAGCCGTCGCAACGACCCCGACCGGCTGGTCCTGCGCAAGTACGACCCGGTCGCCGGAGAGCACGTCGATTTCCGCGAAGAGCGCTGAACCAGGCGCGGCGGTAGTCCCAAGCATCAGGCAGAGCGGCCGTCCCTCCGGGGACGGCCTGAGGAAGGAAGCACCATGAGGTCTGGCATCCACCCCGTGTCCCGTCCGGTCGTCTTCCGCGACCGCGCGGCGGACACCGCGTTCCTGACCACCTCGACCGCGCAGTCGGCGCGCACGATCGAGTGGGCGGACGGGAACACCTACCCGCTGATCGACGTCGAGATCTCGTCGGCCAGCCACCCGTTCTACACCGGCAACACGCGCGTCGTGGACACCGCGGGCCGTGTGGAGCGCTTCGAGCGCCGCTACGGGAGGCAGTCATGAAGGTCCGCAATTCCCTGCGCTCGCTGAAGGCCAAGCCCGGCGCGCAGGTGGTCCGCCGCCGTGGCGTGACGTTCGTGATCAACAAGAAGGATCCGCGCTTCAAGGCCCGCCAGGGCTGATCCAGCGCGTACGACCGGTCGGCCCGGCCCCGCTTCGGCGGTGGCCGGGCCGTTGTCGTGCCGTTCCCGTCTTCGTGCTCCGCGGGGAGAAAAATCCGTTCTTTATGCTTATAGCGGTACCAACCCCTTGGAGTGGTCGATGTCGCGCAGGCGCCCCGTGGACGACGGTGACGAACTGCTGGCCAGACTGGGAACGCTGACCGCCCAGGCACGCGAGCGGGCGGAGCTCCAGCGCTCCCTGCTCGAACTGGCCGTCGCCCTGCAGCGCGGCATGCTGCCCGGCGACATGCCGGTCACCCCCCGGTTCCACCTCGCCGTCAAGTACTCG from Streptomyces sp. NBC_01478 includes the following:
- the rpmG gene encoding 50S ribosomal protein L33 → MARTTNRPVVTLKSTAGTGVTYVTRKSRRNDPDRLVLRKYDPVAGEHVDFREER
- the ykgO gene encoding type B 50S ribosomal protein L36, with the protein product MKVRNSLRSLKAKPGAQVVRRRGVTFVINKKDPRFKARQG
- a CDS encoding type B 50S ribosomal protein L31, translated to MRSGIHPVSRPVVFRDRAADTAFLTTSTAQSARTIEWADGNTYPLIDVEISSASHPFYTGNTRVVDTAGRVERFERRYGRQS